The following are encoded in a window of Pongo abelii isolate AG06213 chromosome 16, NHGRI_mPonAbe1-v2.0_pri, whole genome shotgun sequence genomic DNA:
- the CHRNA3 gene encoding neuronal acetylcholine receptor subunit alpha-3 isoform X3 has product MRVPAQKIWKPDIVLYNNAVGDFQVDDKTKALLKYTGEVTWIPPAIFKSSCKIDVTYFPFDYQNCTMKFGSWSYDKAKIDLVLIGSSMNLKDYWESGEWAIIKAPGYKHDIKYNCCEEIYPDITYSLYIRRLPLFYTINLIIPCLLISFLTVLVFYLPSDCGEKVTLCISVLLSLTVFLLVITETIPSTSLVIPLIGEYLLFTMIFVTLSIVITVFVLNVHYRTPTTHTMPSWVKTVFLNLLPRVMFMTRPTSNEGNAQKPRPLYGAELSNLNCFSRAESKGCKEGYPCQDGMCGYCHHRRIKISNFSANLTRSSSSESVDAVLSLSALSPEIKEAIQSVKYIAENMKAQNEAKEIQDDWKYVAMVIDRIFLWVFTLVCILGTAGLFLQPLMAREDA; this is encoded by the exons TGCTGTTGGGGATTTCCAGGTGGACGACAAGACCAAAGCCTTACTCAAGTACACTGGGGAGGTGACTTGGATACCTCCGGCCATCTTTAAGAGCTCCTGCAAAATCGACGTGACCTACTTCCCGTTTGATTACCAAAACTGTACCATGAAGTTCGGTTCCTGGTCCTACGATAAGGCGAAAATCGATCTGGTCCTGATCGGCTCTTCCATGAACCTCAAGGACTATTGGGAGAGCGGCGAGTGGGCCATCATCAAAGCCCCAGGCTACAAACACGACATCAAATACAACTGCTGCGAGGAGATCTACCCCGACATCACATACTCGCTATACATCCGGCGCCTGCCCTTGTTCTACACCATCAACCTCATCATCCCCTGCCTGCTCATCTCCTTCCTCACTGTGCTCGTCTTCTACCTGCCCTCTGACTGCGGCGAGAAGGTGACCCTGTGCATTTCTGTCCTCCTCTCCCTGACAGTGTTTCTCCTGGTGATCACTGAGACCATCCCTTCCACCTCGCTGGTCATCCCCCTGATCGGAGAGTATCTCCTGTTCACCATGATTTTCGTAACATTGTCCATCGTCATCACCGTCTTCGTGCTCAACGTGCACTACAGAACCCCGACGACACACACAATGCCCTCATGGGTAAAGACCGTATTCTTGAACCTGCTCCCCAGGGTCATGTTCATGACCAGGCCAACAAGCAACGAGGGCAACGCTCAGAAGCCGAGGCCCCTCTACGGTGCCGAGCTCTCAAATCTGAATTGCTTCAGCCGCGCAGAGTCCAAAGGCTGCAAGGAGGGCTACCCCTGCCAGGACGGGATGTGTGGTTACTGCCACCACCGCAGGATAAAAATCTCCAATTTCAGTGCTAACCTCACGAGAAGCTCTAGTTCTGAATCTGTTGATGCTGTGCTGTCCCTCTCTGCTTTGTCACCAGAAATCAAAGAAGCCATCCAAAGTGTCAAGTATATTGCTGAAAATATGAAAGCACAAAATGAAGCCAAAGAG ATTCAAGATGATTGGAAGTATGTTGCCATGGTGATTGATCGTATTTTTCTGTGGGTTTTCACCCTGGTGTGCATTCTAGGGACAGCAGGATTGTTTCTGCAACCCCTGATGGCCAGGGAAGATGCATAA